DNA sequence from the Streptomyces sp. CA-210063 genome:
GATCCTGGCGATGCTGCTGATGTTCTTCTTCCTGCGGGACTCCGACAAGGCGGTGGCGTCCCTGCACACGCTCGCGCCGCGCGGCACCGGTGACACCCTGGAGGTGATGGCCCGGCGCGCGTTCCGGGCGATCGAGGGCTATATGCGCGGGACGACGCTCATCGCCTTCATCGACGCCGTCTGTATCGCCGTCGGCCTGCTGATCCTCCAGGTGCCGGGCGCCGTCGGCCTCGGCGCGCTGGTGTTCGTCGGCGCGTACATCCCGTATCTGGGCGCGTTCCTGTCGGGCGCGGTGGCGATCCTCGTCGCGTTCGCGGACCGCGGTCTGGTGACGGCTCTGTGGGCGGTCGGCGTCGTCTTCGCGGTGCAGATCCTCGAAGGGAACGTGCTCCAGCCGATGATCCACAGCCGGACCGTGCAGATGCACCCGGCGGCGATCCTGCTGGCCCTGACGGCGGGCGCCTCCATCGCCGGCATCCTCGGCATGCTCCTCGCGGTGCCGCTCACCGCGGCGGCGTCCGGTGTGCTGTCGGAGCTGCGGACGCGGTACGGCGACGGGGCGGGCGGGCCGGCACCCCGGCAGACGCGGGAGGCCGCCGCGGCGGCAGGATGATCAGCGGCGCCCGCACCACCCGGGCAGGCGCCGACCGCACCCGCACCCGCACCCGCACCCGCGCCCGCGCCCGCGCCCGGAAGGAAGCTCGAGCCGTGTCCTCCACTCCTGTCCCCCTCTCCCTGACCCTGGCCAATCTCTTACTCCGGCCGGCACTCGGCTCCCGGCGCGACCCCGACCGGGTCTTCGACCGGATCGTCGCCAAGGCCGGGCAGGCGGAGGGGGACGAGTGGTTCGTCGACGGCTTCCGGTTCCTGCTGCGGGAGTGGGCTCGGGACGACGGCCTGTCTCCGGTCGGCTGGCAGTCCGCGCAGGCCCATGTGCGCCGGCATCTCACCAACCGGGCCCGGATCCGGCGGCTGATCGCCGAGAACCCGGCCATCGAGCGGGAGACCGTCGAGCGGCCGGTGTTCGTGGTGGGTCTGCCGCGCACCGCCACCACCCTCACCCACGGTGTGCTGTCCCTCTCGGACGAGCACCGCTGCCCGCAGCTGTGGGAGTTGCTCGCGCCCGGCCTCGAACCCTCGCCCCAGCAGCGGCAGAAGGCGATCACGTCCGCGCGCCGGATGCTCGGCGGCACCCAGAGGCTCGCCCCGCGTTTCCGCGAGATCCACCCCATGACGGCCGAGGGCCCGGAGGAGTGCACCTTCCTCCTGCCGCACGCCCTGGTGCCGCTGTCCCAGGCCCACATACCGGCGTACCACGCCTGGCACTTCGAGCGGGACTTCGTCCCCGACTACCGCCACCTCAAGCAGGCCTTCCAGGTGCTCCAGTACGGCCGCCCGCGCCGCCGCTGGATCCTGAAGTCGCCCTTCCACACCGGCAACCTCGACGCGCTGTTCTCCGTGTTCCCCGACGCCACGCTCGTGTGGACGCACCGCGACCCGGCGACCGCCGTCGCCTCGTTCTGCAGCCTGGTCGAGGTGGGCATGGTCCTCTCCCGCCGCACGGTCGACCTGAACCACCTCGGCGCCACCTGGCTCGACCTGCTGAGCCGCTCCGTGCGACGCGGTCTCGCGGCCCGTGCCGGCATCCCGCGCGAGGCTGTGGTGGACGTGCCGTACTCCTGGCTCGGCTCCGACCCGGCCTCGGGCGCCCCGAAGCTGTACGACGCCGTCGGCGCCCGCTGGACCGACGCCGACGCCGCCCGGCTCCCCGAGGTCGCCACCGGCCTCAAGGGCTCCCGCCCCCACCGCTACGACCTGGCCCGCTACGGGCTCACCCGCGAGGACGTCGCGTCGGCGTTCACGGAGTACAACGCCCTGCGGGCCGAGGTCGACCCGGCCTGAACCCGTACGGCACGGGCCGGCTCCGCACCCGCGCGGAGCCGGCCCGTGCCGGGCGTCCTAGGTCCTGTCGTTTGGATCACGCCTGGGCCGCGGGGCGTGGCACGCGCATCTGCGGCGTTGTCGTCGGTTGCCAACGCTCCGCGTTGACGCCCTCCTCCGCCTTGCAGCTGCACGCACCACGCCCCGCTCACCGGCAGTCACCAGGCACCGCAACCCGAAGTCGGCATGATCCAAACGACAGGCCCTAGCCGATGACCCGGCCCACCTCGATCCGGTCGATGTTCGGCGCCCACGCGCCCGCGTTCGCGAAGGTCACCTTGTTGGCGCCCTTCTTCAGGTCGACAGGGACGCCGACCGTCCAGTAGTCGTCCCAGCTCCAGGTGTTCTTGAAGGTGACCTTCCGCGGGGCGCCGGTCCCGACCGTGATGTCCGCCGTGCGGGACATGATGTCCGTGTTGTAGGCGTGGCCGTTGTCCCGGCGGTCGTTGTGCGCGTAGTGGACGACCAGCACGTAGCGGCCGGAGGCCGGCGCGTCCACGGTGAACTCGGCGGTGCTGTCGGGGCTGTTGCCGAGCCAGCCGATGTACGAGCCGGCGGAGGCGTACACCGAGTCGACGAGCTTGGCGCCGCCCGCGAGGGTGGCCTCGGCGCCCTCGTAGGACAGGACGCCCGAGGTGGAGCCGTCGCCCGAGACGTCGAGGGAGCGGACGGCGGTGTGCTTGGCGGTCGCCTCGACCCGGTTGTTGCCCGCGACCAGGTACAGCCGCAGCGGCCGGCCGGGCACCGCCGCCACCGACTGGCCGTGCAGGGCGAGCTTCACCGGCGCCGACGCCCGGGGCACCACCCGGTAGTAGCCGTCGCGCGGGGCGTACACGTCGAAGACCGCCTTGTCGCCCGAGCGCAGCACGAGCGCGCCGGTGCCGACACCGGCCGACGAGGAGTAGTCGTAGGACGGCTTGCCGCTGATGTCCGCGAGCGTGGCCTCGTACGAGGCGGCGGGCTCGCCGGTGCGCGCGGTGAGGTCGACGCGGTCGAGGGTGACCTCGGCGTCGCCCTTGGCGAGGGTCAACCGGTGGGTGCCCGCCGGGAGTTGGACGGTGAGGTCCTTCTTGGCGCGGTAGGTCCAGTTCTCGGTGGAGGGGTAGGTGACGGTGACCGGGTCGCCGCCGTCGACCAACAGTTTCTGGGTGGCGGGGGTCCCGGACTGGTTGCCGTAGAGGATCGCCAGGTCGTACGTGCCGTCCTTCGGGACCGACACCGTGAAGTCGACCTTGCTGGTGGCCTGGTTGAGCGAGCCGACGTCCTTGGTGCCGGAGGCCGCGTAGCCGTTGGCGTTGCTGACGGTGCCCTGGGTGTAGACCTTGCCGTCGGTGATCGCGGCGTCCTCGGCCTCGTAGGAGCCGGTCCAGGGGGTGGAGACGGCGGAGGGGGTGCCGGAGCCGCCGGGGGTGAGGACGACGCGGTACGCGGACATCTTGTGCAGGCCCCGCAGCGGGACCGTCACCGTGCCGTCGTCCGCGATCCGCACCTTCGTCCGGGCGAGGACGCGCGGCGTGGCGTGCTGGCCCTCGTAGCCGGACCAGGCGGCCTCGGCGACGGTCGCGGTGACGGTACGGCCGAAGAGGGACCGGGGGACCTTCTGGACGACGACGTCCGTGTCGCCGGCGGAGCCACCGAGCAGGACCTGGGCCTGGCGGCGGGAGGCGTCGAGGGAGGCGAGACCCTGGAGGGTGTCGATGGTGTCGGCCTGCGGCGGGGTCACCTTGACGGTGTCGCCGGTCAGGCCGGCGTACCAGCGGAAGAGCCACCAGCCGCCGTTGGGGATGTTGGAGCGGACGACGTTGCCGTCCATGTTCCCGGCGGCGTCCCAGTACGCCTGGTTGGCGTACACCTTGTTCCGCTCGAACATCGAGACCCACTGGACGAGTTGACCGGGGACGGAGAGGTCACGCCGGTTGGCGTACTCGTCGATGTTGATCGGCAGCGGGTCGATCCCCAACCGCCGCTCAATGGACCGGTAGTCGTCGTAGTGGCCCTGGAAGTCGCGGAGCGAACCCGAGCCCAGTTCGTGCCAGGTCATCACCTGGGGCAGCACGTTCTCCCGCTTGGCGAACGTGAGGAAGTCCGTGAGCAGACGGGTGTGGTAGCCGGCCTCGTTGGGGCCGGCGATCCGCGCGTCCGGGTCGATGGCTCGGATGCGCTCGTACACCGTCTTCCAGTCCCGGAAGAACCGGTCGCGGTTGACCTCGTACTGCGCCTGGTCGGCGACGTCGAGCTTGTACCAGATCTGGTCGGGCTCGTTGAACGGGATGTAGACGAAGCGGTCGCTGTTCGGGTCGGCCGCGACCTCCTTGACGATCTTGTCGACCTTGGGGAGGTAGTCGTCGATGCCGAGGTCCTCGTAGGGCCACTTGGCGTAGATGTCCTGCATCATCACGTTGATCTCGCCGCCGCCGTTGCGGAAGAACGACTTGGAGACGGTCAGCGCGTCGCCGTTGGGGTGCTGGGCGCCGCCCTCCGGCTTCTGCGAGATGCTGGTGATCTTCAGGGGGGCGAGGGCCGCGTCGCTGGGCACCCCGTCGTCGCTGAGCCCGTACAGCGCGCCGTTGGCGCCGAGCATCACCGGGCCCTCGGAGGCGGAGAGGTCGACGGTGAGGCGCTGCGGGTCGATGGGGGTACCTCCCGCTCGAGCGAAGTCGAGAGTGGGGGAGGCCGCCGCGGACGATCCGGTGGCGGGGAGGGTGCCTGCCATGGCGGTGACTCCAAGTAGTGCTGTGACCAGGGCGGTTCTCGATCGGGATCTCGTACCGGTGCGGGGGCTCACTGTGTTGGACCTCCAGTCATTTGACGGCTCCACTGGTGATTCCGGACACGATCTTTCGCTGGCCGACGAGGAAGACGGCGACCATCGGCAGGCTCATCACCACGACGTACGCGAAGACGAGATGCCAGTTGTTGAGGTAGAGCTGGGCGCTCGCGACCTTGTAGAGGTTGAGCGGGAGGGTGGCCCGGTCTCCGCCGCCGAGGACGAAGAAGGCGTAGAAGATGTCGCTCCAGGCGTAGAGCATCACCATGATCGTCGCGGTGGCGATGACCGGCCTGAGGAGCGGAAGGACGATCCGCGCGAAGATCCGGAACGGTTTCGCCCCGTCGATCCGGGCCGCTTCCTCCAGTTCCACGGGGATGGCGCGGATGAAGCCCGTCATGAAGAAGATCGACGTGGAGAGGTACATCCCGGTGTAGACGGCGATCATTCCGGGCCGGGTGCCCGCCAGACCGAGCTGCCGCAGCTCCATCACGATGGTGATGACGGCCGGTGGCAGCAGCAGTCCGCTGATGCACAGCGCGTACGCCGCCGAGACCAGCTTGGACTTGCGGCGCGCGAAGACCCAGGCGGCGCCCGCGCCGAGGATCAGCACGAGGACCACCGAAGGGACCACGACGAGCAGGGAGTTGAGGAGGCCGCGCAGCATCTCGCCCTGGGCGACGGCGTCCTTGTAGTTGGTGCCGGGCTGCCAGTGCTCCGGCAGGTCCAGGTTCGGCTCGATGGCCTCCGCCTGCGGCTTGGCGGAGGTGACGAGGACCAGCCACAGGGGGACGCCGACGGCGAGCCCGGCGATGAGGAGGACGAGGGCCGGGCGGCCGTATCGCCACATCACCGTACTCATAGCAGCTGCTCCCTTCGCCGCAACCCGATGACCAGCGGGATCGCTACGGCGACCACGACCAGGAAGAGGACCAGGCTCATCGCGGAGGCCTGGGCGTACAGGCCCTGTCCGAAGATCCGGAACATGTAGATGTTGAAGACCTCCGTGGAGGCGGCGGGTCCGCCGCCGGTGGTGGCCTGCACGATGTCGAAGGTGTTCATCGAGCCGATGAGCGCCGTGGTGACGTTGAAGGTGAGGGCCGGCGCGAGCATCGGCCAGCGCACCGACCAGAAGGTCCGCCAGGGGCCGGCCCCGTCCATGCGCGCGGCTTCGAGCATGTCGCCCGGGATGCCCTTCAGTCCCGCCAGATAGATCAGCATCGACAGGCCCATCCACTTCCAGCCGTGGATGAGCGTGACGACGACGAGCGTCCAGGTCGTGGAGCCCAGCCAGGGAACGTCCGTGCCCAGCACGGAGTTGACCGCGCCGTCCTGGTCGAGGAGCGCCTGGAAGACGTAGCCCGTGGCGAGGGCCGAGATGAGCACCGGCAGGAAGAAGACGGCACGGAAGATCCGGTTGAAGCGGGTGTCGTCCTCCAGCAGCAGGGCCAGGACCAGCCCGAAGCCGTTCTGGAAGACCGCCGCGAGCAGGGCGTACAGCAGGGTGGTGCGGATCGCGCGGACGAGGGTGCCGTCGTCGGCGATGGTCGTGAAGTTGTCGAGGCCGGTGAAGGCGATGTCCGGGTGGTAGGAGGACCAATTGGTGAACGGGTAGTAGAAGTTGAGCAGGTTGGGCACCAGGAAGAAGCCCGCGAAGACGACGATCGCGGGGAGCGCGAACCACCAGGGGTGGTGCACGGCGGCGCGGGGCAACCGCCCCACGCGCCGGGGTTCGCCTCTCGTGGGTGCCTGTTTGTTCGTACGTATGGCCGTGTCCGCCATCGGAAGCCCTGTCTGTCCCTGGCCCTGCCTCTCCCTCCGGTCAGAAACCGGGCGCGCCCTGGGCCTTCGCCACCTGTGCGAACTGGTCCTGGATGGCCTGGGCGACCTGCTGCGGGCTCTTCTTGTCGAAGAGCATGTCGGCGAGGTAGAGGTGCGTGTCCGGGGCGACGATCGCCTTGGCCTGGAAGACGCCGATGGCGGTGGGCAGCGCCGCGACCTGGGCCTTCGACGTCTGCGGGAGCCCGTCCGGGGTGGGCACGGACGGCTGTACGGACGGGATCTTCATCGCCTTGATGTAGTCGGCGTAGTCGGGGCCGAGCCAGAAGGCGAGGAACTGGCGGGCCGCGTTCTGCCGCTTCTCGTCACCGGTCCTGAAGGCGACGACCCCGTTGGTCTGGTCGGGCGAATACAGGCCGGTGGCGGCGGAGTTGGCGATCGGGAACCAGCCGATCTTCTCGTCGATCTCCGCGGTGGAGTACTTGGCCTGCAACTGGCTCTGGAAGGAGGTGACGTTGAGGACCATGCCCGCCTCGCCCTTCCACAGCGCGTCGGCCTGCCCGGTGAAGGTGCCGGTCCGGTAGTTCTTCTGGGCGAGTCCCGCGTCGAGCAGCTTCTCCTTGTACTTCTTGATCGCGCCCACGACGACCGGGTCGGTCCACTTCTCCTTGTTCTCGTTCAGGTCCGCCCACCACTGCTTGTCGAGGTCGGTGAGCTGCACCTGCATCTGCCACTGGAGGGGCCACTTGTCGCCGCCGGCCTCGTAGAAGGCGGCCGCGTCGGTCTTGTCGGTGACCGTGTGCCCGAGGGCCAGCAGTTCGTCGTACGACTTCGGGAAGTCCTTCTCGGCGAGGCCGGCCTGCTTGAAGACGTCCTTGTTGTAGTAGACGCCGAGCATGGCGGGGCTGGTGACGATCGCCGCGTACCGCTTGCCGTCGATGATGCCGAGCGACTTCTCGGTGTCGCCGAGCTTGGATTCCCACGGCTCCCCGTCGAGGGTGAGGAGGTTCTGCCGCGGCTGGACGAAGGGGAGGGTGGAGATGGACGGCTGCCAGAACATCAGGTCGGGGCGGTCGCCGGAGGCGAGCTTGGTCGGCACGTTCTGCTCGTACAGGTCCGGGACCGCCTGGGTCTCCACCTCGGCGCCGGTGGCCTTCTCGAAGGCGTCGATGACCTGCTGGGGCGCGTTCACCGTGTTCTGCGCGGTCCACATGGTCAGCTTCACGCCGTCGAGGCGGGCGGTGGGGTCGACGGCCGCGTTCTTCGTGTCCGTGTCCGCGCCGGAGGTCCCCGCCGTGGGATCGCTGCACGCGGTGGCGGCCAGGCCGAGGGCGCAGATGAGGGCCAGCGTCGGGAGAGCTCTTGTCTTCATCGCGTGCCTTTCGAGAACAGGTGGTTCAGGGCAGGGCGAGATGCGGAACAGCTGTGCTCGTACGGGGCGTTCAGGTCTTGGCGGGCGGCGGCCCCGCGCTCTCCCGCACCACCAGTTCCGGTACGGAGACGGGGTGCGGAGCGATCTGCGCGGACTCCTCCACCACCCCGTGCAGCAGGGCGAACGCGGCCCGGCCGAGGCCCGTGAAGTCCAGGCGCACGGTCGTCAGGGACGGGGTCAGATAGGCGGAGTGCGGGGCGTCGTCGAACCCGGCGACGCTCACCTCGCCGGGCACGGACCGCCCCGCCTCGTGCAGCGCGCGCAGCACACCGAGGGCGAGGTCGTCGTTGCCGCAGAGGATCGCGGTCACGGACGGGTCCGCGGCCAGCTTCGACCCGGCCGCGTGGCCGCCCGCCGGGCCCCAACTCCCCTGCAGCGGACGGGGTTCGGGCGCTCCGGCCTCGCGCAGCGCCTGCCGCCAGCCGGTGGTACGGGCGGCGCTGGTCCGCCGTGTGCTGGACGGGATCGCGACGTAGTGCACGGTCTCGTGGCCGAGGGAGAGCAGATGGCGGGTCGCCTCGTAGGCGGCCTCGCGGTCGTCGGTCCACACCCAGGGGCGGTCGCCGTCGGGCGTGGTCGCGGGGGTCTCGACGACGCCGACCACCGGTAGTTCGGCGGGGACCGCCCCGAGGGCCGCCACCCCGGCCGGATCGTAGGCGATCACGATCAGCCCGCCGCCCGCGTCCGCCGCCCGCTGCACCTCGGCGGCGACGGCGGCCTCGTCCGCCGATTCGAGGACACCGATCCCGACCGCGTACGACGCCGCGCGCGCCGCCTCCTCGACACCCTGGAGGATCGAGGCGTAGCCGTAGTGCGTGGTGTTGGCGGTCAGCACGGTCACGGCCCGGCTACGGCCGCTGGCCAGCGCGAGCGCGGTGGCGTTCCGCCGGAACCCCAGCTCGTCGATGGCCGCCAGCACCCGCTCCCGCGTCGTGTGCTTGACGCTGGGGTGGCCGTTGATCACCCGGGAGACGGTCTGGTACGAGACCCCGGCGGCGGTCGCGACGTCCCGGATGCTCGCCGGGCGCCTTGTGTG
Encoded proteins:
- a CDS encoding sulfotransferase family protein yields the protein MSSTPVPLSLTLANLLLRPALGSRRDPDRVFDRIVAKAGQAEGDEWFVDGFRFLLREWARDDGLSPVGWQSAQAHVRRHLTNRARIRRLIAENPAIERETVERPVFVVGLPRTATTLTHGVLSLSDEHRCPQLWELLAPGLEPSPQQRQKAITSARRMLGGTQRLAPRFREIHPMTAEGPEECTFLLPHALVPLSQAHIPAYHAWHFERDFVPDYRHLKQAFQVLQYGRPRRRWILKSPFHTGNLDALFSVFPDATLVWTHRDPATAVASFCSLVEVGMVLSRRTVDLNHLGATWLDLLSRSVRRGLAARAGIPREAVVDVPYSWLGSDPASGAPKLYDAVGARWTDADAARLPEVATGLKGSRPHRYDLARYGLTREDVASAFTEYNALRAEVDPA
- a CDS encoding CBM35 domain-containing protein, which codes for MAGTLPATGSSAAASPTLDFARAGGTPIDPQRLTVDLSASEGPVMLGANGALYGLSDDGVPSDAALAPLKITSISQKPEGGAQHPNGDALTVSKSFFRNGGGEINVMMQDIYAKWPYEDLGIDDYLPKVDKIVKEVAADPNSDRFVYIPFNEPDQIWYKLDVADQAQYEVNRDRFFRDWKTVYERIRAIDPDARIAGPNEAGYHTRLLTDFLTFAKRENVLPQVMTWHELGSGSLRDFQGHYDDYRSIERRLGIDPLPINIDEYANRRDLSVPGQLVQWVSMFERNKVYANQAYWDAAGNMDGNVVRSNIPNGGWWLFRWYAGLTGDTVKVTPPQADTIDTLQGLASLDASRRQAQVLLGGSAGDTDVVVQKVPRSLFGRTVTATVAEAAWSGYEGQHATPRVLARTKVRIADDGTVTVPLRGLHKMSAYRVVLTPGGSGTPSAVSTPWTGSYEAEDAAITDGKVYTQGTVSNANGYAASGTKDVGSLNQATSKVDFTVSVPKDGTYDLAILYGNQSGTPATQKLLVDGGDPVTVTYPSTENWTYRAKKDLTVQLPAGTHRLTLAKGDAEVTLDRVDLTARTGEPAASYEATLADISGKPSYDYSSSAGVGTGALVLRSGDKAVFDVYAPRDGYYRVVPRASAPVKLALHGQSVAAVPGRPLRLYLVAGNNRVEATAKHTAVRSLDVSGDGSTSGVLSYEGAEATLAGGAKLVDSVYASAGSYIGWLGNSPDSTAEFTVDAPASGRYVLVVHYAHNDRRDNGHAYNTDIMSRTADITVGTGAPRKVTFKNTWSWDDYWTVGVPVDLKKGANKVTFANAGAWAPNIDRIEVGRVIG
- a CDS encoding carbohydrate ABC transporter permease, whose product is MSTVMWRYGRPALVLLIAGLAVGVPLWLVLVTSAKPQAEAIEPNLDLPEHWQPGTNYKDAVAQGEMLRGLLNSLLVVVPSVVLVLILGAGAAWVFARRKSKLVSAAYALCISGLLLPPAVITIVMELRQLGLAGTRPGMIAVYTGMYLSTSIFFMTGFIRAIPVELEEAARIDGAKPFRIFARIVLPLLRPVIATATIMVMLYAWSDIFYAFFVLGGGDRATLPLNLYKVASAQLYLNNWHLVFAYVVVMSLPMVAVFLVGQRKIVSGITSGAVK
- a CDS encoding carbohydrate ABC transporter permease, giving the protein MADTAIRTNKQAPTRGEPRRVGRLPRAAVHHPWWFALPAIVVFAGFFLVPNLLNFYYPFTNWSSYHPDIAFTGLDNFTTIADDGTLVRAIRTTLLYALLAAVFQNGFGLVLALLLEDDTRFNRIFRAVFFLPVLISALATGYVFQALLDQDGAVNSVLGTDVPWLGSTTWTLVVVTLIHGWKWMGLSMLIYLAGLKGIPGDMLEAARMDGAGPWRTFWSVRWPMLAPALTFNVTTALIGSMNTFDIVQATTGGGPAASTEVFNIYMFRIFGQGLYAQASAMSLVLFLVVVAVAIPLVIGLRRREQLL
- a CDS encoding ABC transporter substrate-binding protein — translated: MKTRALPTLALICALGLAATACSDPTAGTSGADTDTKNAAVDPTARLDGVKLTMWTAQNTVNAPQQVIDAFEKATGAEVETQAVPDLYEQNVPTKLASGDRPDLMFWQPSISTLPFVQPRQNLLTLDGEPWESKLGDTEKSLGIIDGKRYAAIVTSPAMLGVYYNKDVFKQAGLAEKDFPKSYDELLALGHTVTDKTDAAAFYEAGGDKWPLQWQMQVQLTDLDKQWWADLNENKEKWTDPVVVGAIKKYKEKLLDAGLAQKNYRTGTFTGQADALWKGEAGMVLNVTSFQSQLQAKYSTAEIDEKIGWFPIANSAATGLYSPDQTNGVVAFRTGDEKRQNAARQFLAFWLGPDYADYIKAMKIPSVQPSVPTPDGLPQTSKAQVAALPTAIGVFQAKAIVAPDTHLYLADMLFDKKSPQQVAQAIQDQFAQVAKAQGAPGF
- a CDS encoding LacI family DNA-binding transcriptional regulator, whose translation is MNVTGHTRRPASIRDVATAAGVSYQTVSRVINGHPSVKHTTRERVLAAIDELGFRRNATALALASGRSRAVTVLTANTTHYGYASILQGVEEAARAASYAVGIGVLESADEAAVAAEVQRAADAGGGLIVIAYDPAGVAALGAVPAELPVVGVVETPATTPDGDRPWVWTDDREAAYEATRHLLSLGHETVHYVAIPSSTRRTSAARTTGWRQALREAGAPEPRPLQGSWGPAGGHAAGSKLAADPSVTAILCGNDDLALGVLRALHEAGRSVPGEVSVAGFDDAPHSAYLTPSLTTVRLDFTGLGRAAFALLHGVVEESAQIAPHPVSVPELVVRESAGPPPAKT